One segment of Leptospiraceae bacterium DNA contains the following:
- a CDS encoding Crp/Fnr family transcriptional regulator, with protein MPIDTSKVNQKISVPTGQIIFEEGSSANSLNIIHEGAFLIEKKINGVNVPLLQIAGKNLTPGIVSLFTTGRYPCTIKTVQDSIISTYQVNSSTIKKTIQGKVSIGIMIARTLLREILEVLKKANALQSLNSKVTKLNDNLSVAYFLLEPSVFPGVDPTSYSYNPEMEMQTDIVLRLCRENLSNFIESGGLLPESASLAFINDDHHELLKKDYSEEIDLEDSEFLFIKKILSVDPSINTPIFEADVSILIHVCEKLSLVYSKLLEILEEQIPSLSNNISLLCGKEDSILEKYYLMLDIMESGISDQKPEILIPITENFHDHVGRYLQNYRNIFLKEFSNVSQNLNDFKKKSQKLQAGLKPQDDISDILGDSSDQPIRTGLDMDAMKKEMENSGSKILNFVKLPPEQIKEFSSLLLKLKTMSNPLDPESDARKIRKNIAKTYWEVYDACFQKFQANPAVPKQVEMLLNFGFFDETLLEPSQLAYLYTYKDDTQSRRDIPIHSGMEWLTQIYNRKITTSLDEMGQTYFDKIKLESKDIVYKKETDIPSTIDTNLSRFKYEMNAMYQPNVRLTTGNPATHLPILTKYHITIPLEKCAVTKKVLSDTIESILQTDYTAFNREIVYNDEQSGIRKEFVQRSIIPDFILVPSLGGKVMMWQDLSILRGNGSKESRGRIILPLFANGDIRTMMLEAIAAFRWELCKNILGPDWNNPGIPSITSEYMDYIQFYKKSKDLSIELKEKISTEFKRFRTDRDKFVNDYLSWIRYEAEGIQRLNRVVRGIFYKHIPFQKEIRDKVSKLPAYGDMHNRFTNIRNRQFKEFENRYKKYATADGRLPPVLQENLDFYKI; from the coding sequence ATGCCAATAGATACAAGTAAAGTAAACCAAAAAATATCCGTTCCAACAGGACAAATTATATTTGAAGAAGGATCTTCTGCAAATTCATTAAATATAATTCACGAAGGTGCATTTTTAATTGAGAAGAAGATTAACGGAGTAAACGTACCACTCTTACAAATTGCTGGGAAAAATCTAACTCCTGGAATTGTGAGTTTATTTACAACCGGCCGTTATCCTTGCACAATTAAGACAGTGCAAGATTCCATAATTTCCACCTATCAAGTGAATAGCTCAACCATCAAAAAAACAATCCAAGGTAAAGTATCCATTGGAATCATGATCGCGAGAACATTACTTCGAGAAATTTTGGAAGTATTAAAAAAAGCAAATGCGTTGCAATCTCTTAATTCTAAAGTAACTAAATTAAATGATAATTTATCCGTTGCCTATTTTCTTTTAGAGCCAAGTGTATTTCCGGGAGTGGATCCAACTTCGTATTCCTACAATCCAGAAATGGAAATGCAAACTGATATTGTACTTAGATTGTGCAGAGAAAATTTGAGTAATTTTATAGAAAGCGGAGGATTACTTCCAGAATCCGCAAGTCTTGCTTTTATCAATGATGACCACCATGAATTATTAAAAAAAGATTATTCAGAAGAAATTGATTTAGAGGACAGTGAATTTTTATTTATTAAAAAAATCCTTTCCGTTGACCCTTCTATTAATACGCCAATTTTTGAAGCTGACGTTTCCATTTTAATTCACGTTTGCGAAAAACTTTCTCTTGTATACTCTAAGTTATTAGAAATTTTGGAAGAACAAATTCCATCTCTTTCTAATAATATTTCTCTACTTTGTGGTAAAGAAGATAGTATTCTCGAAAAATATTATTTGATGCTTGATATTATGGAATCAGGAATCAGTGATCAAAAACCGGAAATATTAATTCCTATTACCGAAAACTTCCATGACCATGTTGGTCGGTATTTGCAAAATTATAGAAATATATTTTTAAAAGAATTTTCCAATGTCTCTCAAAACTTAAATGATTTTAAGAAAAAGTCGCAAAAATTACAAGCAGGATTAAAACCACAAGATGATATTTCTGACATCTTAGGAGATTCCTCTGACCAACCTATTCGAACTGGTTTAGATATGGATGCGATGAAAAAAGAAATGGAGAATTCTGGAAGCAAAATATTAAATTTCGTAAAACTTCCGCCTGAACAAATCAAAGAGTTTTCCTCTCTTTTATTAAAACTCAAAACCATGTCGAATCCACTTGACCCAGAATCTGATGCACGAAAAATTCGAAAGAATATTGCAAAAACTTATTGGGAAGTGTATGACGCATGTTTCCAGAAATTCCAAGCTAATCCAGCCGTTCCAAAACAAGTGGAAATGTTATTAAATTTTGGTTTTTTTGACGAAACTCTTTTAGAACCTTCTCAACTAGCTTATTTGTATACATATAAAGACGATACGCAATCTAGAAGAGACATTCCCATACATTCTGGAATGGAATGGTTAACTCAAATCTACAACAGAAAAATAACGACATCGTTAGACGAAATGGGTCAAACGTATTTCGATAAAATTAAACTTGAATCGAAGGATATAGTATACAAAAAAGAAACCGATATTCCTTCTACAATTGATACGAATCTAAGTAGATTTAAATATGAAATGAATGCAATGTACCAGCCAAATGTTCGTTTAACAACTGGTAACCCTGCTACCCATCTTCCTATTTTGACAAAATATCATATTACAATACCTTTAGAAAAATGCGCAGTCACAAAAAAAGTTTTAAGTGATACAATTGAATCAATTTTACAAACTGATTATACTGCTTTTAATCGTGAAATTGTCTACAATGATGAACAGAGTGGAATTCGTAAGGAATTTGTTCAGAGAAGTATTATTCCAGATTTTATTTTGGTACCTTCTTTAGGTGGAAAAGTTATGATGTGGCAAGACTTATCGATTCTAAGAGGAAATGGTTCTAAAGAAAGTAGAGGTAGAATCATACTTCCGTTATTCGCTAATGGCGATATACGAACGATGATGTTAGAAGCAATTGCTGCTTTTCGATGGGAACTTTGTAAAAATATACTCGGTCCAGATTGGAATAATCCGGGGATACCTTCTATTACCTCCGAATACATGGATTATATTCAATTTTACAAAAAAAGTAAAGATTTATCAATTGAATTAAAGGAAAAAATCTCTACTGAATTTAAACGTTTTAGAACAGATAGGGATAAATTTGTGAATGATTATCTGTCTTGGATTCGGTATGAAGCAGAAGGAATTCAAAGATTAAATCGTGTTGTAAGGGGAATCTTTTACAAACATATTCCTTTTCAGAAAGAAATCAGGGATAAGGTTTCGAAATTACCAGCCTACGGCGATATGCACAACCGATTTACGAATATTCGAAATAGACAGTTTAAGGAATTTGAAAATCGTTACAAAAAATATGCCACAGCAGATGGCAGATTGCCGCCTGTATTACAAGAGAATTTAGATTTTTATAAAATTTAA
- a CDS encoding CoA transferase subunit A, with amino-acid sequence MNKTVTNAKEAIQGITNGMTLMVGGFGLCGIPEKSIQALFESGLHDLTVISNNCGVDDFGLGILLKNHQIKKMISSYVGENKTFEKQFLDGTLEVELNPQGTLAERIRAGGAGIPGFYTPTGVGTLIAEGKETKEFNGRIFLLETALTADFTIVKAWKGDKAGNLIYRKTARNFNPMMATAGKITIAEVEELVEIGELDPDQIHTPGIFVQRIFQGDNYEKRIERRTVS; translated from the coding sequence TTGAATAAGACTGTTACAAATGCAAAAGAAGCGATTCAGGGAATCACAAATGGAATGACCCTGATGGTTGGGGGATTTGGGCTTTGCGGAATTCCAGAAAAATCCATACAAGCATTGTTTGAATCAGGATTACACGATTTAACTGTTATCTCAAATAATTGCGGGGTTGACGATTTTGGTTTAGGAATTTTGCTAAAAAACCACCAAATCAAAAAAATGATTTCTAGCTACGTTGGAGAAAATAAAACCTTCGAAAAACAATTTTTAGATGGAACCTTAGAAGTAGAATTGAACCCCCAAGGAACACTCGCCGAAAGAATCCGAGCGGGTGGAGCGGGAATCCCTGGATTTTATACACCTACGGGAGTCGGAACTCTCATCGCAGAAGGAAAGGAAACCAAAGAGTTTAACGGACGAATTTTCCTTTTAGAAACCGCACTCACAGCTGACTTTACCATTGTCAAAGCATGGAAAGGAGACAAAGCAGGTAATTTAATTTACCGCAAAACAGCGCGTAACTTCAACCCGATGATGGCAACTGCCGGAAAAATCACAATAGCCGAAGTAGAAGAACTAGTTGAAATTGGCGAACTTGATCCAGACCAAATCCACACTCCTGGAATTTTTGTGCAAAGAATTTTCCAAGGGGACAATTACGAAAAAAGAATCGAACGAAGGACGGTAAGTTAA
- a CDS encoding transposase — MDFILNEHSDLFSEYINSFDPLWEGKSKRYFEKTLKGFSSEIKRKNIERISETIIDQDYQNLHHFITTSPWDKKDMNEIRINFMREHSNSYPTKKAILVIDDLVFLKEAIRQKALGINILVKLEKWLMATYS; from the coding sequence GTGGATTTCATACTTAACGAGCATTCCGATTTATTTAGCGAGTATATAAATTCTTTCGATCCATTATGGGAAGGAAAGAGCAAAAGATATTTTGAGAAGACCTTAAAAGGTTTTAGTTCAGAGATAAAACGGAAAAATATTGAGCGGATTTCCGAAACGATAATAGATCAGGATTATCAAAATCTCCATCATTTCATTACAACTTCTCCTTGGGATAAGAAGGATATGAATGAGATACGTATTAACTTTATGCGAGAGCATAGTAACTCTTATCCGACAAAGAAAGCGATATTAGTCATTGATGATCTGGTGTTCTTAAAAGAGGCAATTCGACAGAAGGCGTTGGGCATCAATATATTGGTCAAGTTGGAAAAGTGGCTAATGGCAACGTATTCGTAA
- a CDS encoding CoA transferase subunit B: MPLSKEEQIKRVAEEVKPGFYVNLGIGMPTLVANYISPEMDVILQSENGLLGLGHFPKAGTEDADLINAGKQTVTALAGASYFSSADSFGMIRGGHVDLTILGAMEVSGEGDLANWMIPGKMVKGMGGAMDLVASAKRVVVVMEHISKEGNPKLLKKCSLPLTGVKCVHLIVTELGVFEIQNGKLVLTERAEDVSVVDIRSKTEAEFLVSNTLKTIKVGN, encoded by the coding sequence ATGCCATTAAGCAAAGAAGAACAAATCAAACGAGTTGCCGAAGAAGTAAAACCTGGTTTTTATGTAAACCTTGGAATTGGAATGCCAACTCTTGTGGCTAATTACATTTCACCTGAGATGGATGTTATCTTACAATCCGAAAACGGACTACTAGGACTTGGTCATTTTCCAAAAGCGGGAACAGAAGATGCTGATCTAATCAACGCAGGCAAACAAACCGTAACCGCTTTGGCTGGCGCATCGTATTTTTCTTCCGCTGATTCTTTTGGAATGATTCGAGGTGGGCATGTGGATCTTACAATTTTGGGTGCAATGGAAGTTTCTGGGGAAGGAGACCTCGCCAACTGGATGATTCCAGGAAAAATGGTCAAAGGAATGGGAGGTGCAATGGACTTAGTAGCGAGCGCCAAACGAGTAGTAGTCGTTATGGAACACATAAGTAAAGAGGGAAATCCCAAACTTCTAAAAAAATGTTCTCTTCCTTTAACCGGCGTAAAATGTGTTCACTTAATTGTCACCGAACTCGGCGTATTTGAAATCCAAAACGGCAAACTAGTATTAACCGAAAGAGCCGAAGATGTAAGCGTTGTGGATATTCGTTCGAAGACCGAAGCTGAATTTTTGGTGAGTAATACGCTTAAAACGATTAAGGTGGGGAATTAA
- a CDS encoding D-alanine--D-alanine ligase, whose translation MRKVILLADIYESATNLNKQDKQEWESKRSIDYLLETIENLGYKTVLIEPYNSKLSVIESIKSILEDSNIENYILFNLIEGYKSRNREAYIPSIGEFFGIAYTGSDTYAQCVSLDKNLIKQIVKNLRIPVKHSILLENGNPLPSNVRYPIFVKPNGEGSSLGISEFSIIQNEKELVSLLPTLLTEYESVLLEELLVGDDLTLGVIGNYPKYETTLVANLSYPTNVYNEEIKSKESMPEKLSFTLDKKLEKKIQEDSIIICKSLKVSGYARLDWKLDSMGNPFFLEINLTPGLSRFYSTLPICFESNNGNYSDLIKNILQFGYENYNTNKIFTYGRNKNLI comes from the coding sequence ATGCGTAAAGTAATACTATTGGCAGATATTTATGAATCGGCGACTAATTTAAATAAACAAGATAAACAGGAATGGGAAAGTAAACGCAGTATTGATTATTTGTTAGAAACAATTGAAAATCTTGGCTACAAAACCGTTTTAATTGAGCCATACAATTCTAAATTATCCGTGATTGAATCTATCAAATCTATATTAGAAGATTCTAATATAGAAAATTATATACTTTTTAATTTGATTGAAGGATATAAGTCAAGAAATAGGGAAGCATACATTCCTTCCATTGGAGAATTTTTTGGAATCGCATATACTGGTTCGGACACATACGCACAGTGTGTTTCATTAGATAAGAATTTAATTAAACAAATTGTAAAAAATCTTAGAATTCCCGTAAAACATTCAATCCTACTTGAAAATGGCAATCCATTACCGTCTAATGTTCGTTATCCCATATTTGTAAAACCAAACGGGGAAGGATCTAGTCTAGGCATAAGCGAGTTTAGTATCATACAGAATGAAAAAGAGTTAGTAAGTCTTTTGCCGACTCTATTAACTGAATATGAATCTGTTTTATTGGAAGAGTTATTAGTAGGAGACGATTTAACTTTAGGAGTAATAGGCAATTATCCAAAGTACGAAACTACTTTAGTTGCAAATTTATCTTATCCTACTAATGTTTATAACGAAGAAATTAAATCTAAGGAATCAATGCCAGAAAAACTTTCTTTTACTCTCGATAAAAAATTAGAAAAAAAAATCCAAGAAGACTCTATAATAATTTGTAAAAGCCTAAAAGTATCTGGTTATGCAAGGCTTGATTGGAAACTCGATAGTATGGGAAATCCCTTTTTCTTAGAAATTAACCTAACTCCGGGATTATCAAGGTTTTATAGTACGTTGCCTATTTGTTTCGAATCAAATAATGGTAATTATTCAGATTTAATAAAAAATATATTGCAATTTGGATATGAGAATTATAATACGAACAAAATTTTTACCTATGGAAGAAATAAAAATTTAATTTGA